DNA sequence from the Bradyrhizobium sp. CIAT3101 genome:
CGAATATCCTTGTAACCCACTTTCAAGACATCCTCGATCTCGAGGTCCTCGACGCTGCCCGCGCTCGCCGCGAGACTCAAGATCGTGTCCTGTGCCTTGGCATGCAGGATCAGGCGGGTCGAGTCGGCCTTCGGATCACAGCCGACGATCAATATTTTGTGGCCCATCTCGGCAAGAGCTGCCAGCGTATTCTGTGACGTCGTGGATTTGCCGATACCACCCTTGCCGTAAAACGCGATTTGTCTCAGCGAAGCCATGTTGTTCTCCATCAATCGATTGACGATCTGCGTCTGCGTCGCAATCCATCACTCGGCTCGCAGCATTCGCAGCTCGATGAGCTACAAAGGCAGACAACCGCGCCCCTGCAGAGCGACTTTTGCAACGAGCGTGCCAGCGCTCGCTCAAAACAAATCACTATGCGAGCGTAGATAGATACCGGTGCACAGGGTGGTGCTGTCGCAAGTCCGACATCGGCACTTCTCGACATGAGCGGTCGCACGCGTTTGTCTGAAACAAGGCAACGCCTTGCTTACTTCCTTCCGGAAACGACAGCTCTGGTACGCACACAGGTGAACAGCTACGGTATGGTGCTTGCTTGCTGCGCATCGATCAATGCAAAGAGGCCATTATGCTGTTCGACACCGAGGCTTATACGAGTAGCAAGCGTCCAACCATTTTCCTGATCGAGCCTGAGCAGGTTGTACGTTCCGCACTCGATTACATCCTGCGTGAACGTTACCAGACACATCCTTTTGCCTCCGTGGATGAGGCCGTGAGGTCGCCAATTAAGACCCCCGACGTAGTCCTGGTCGGCGTTTCCATTCTGCACGACCGAGGAGAGGCAGTCCTGGGAGAAGTCGCGAGGGTATTCGCGCGTACCAAGATCCTGCTCGTAGCTGAGCGGAAATCCGACCCTCTGGTGCAGACGGGGCTTGAACGAGGTGCACACGGGTACATCAGCAATCCAATCTCCACCGATTCTGTCCGCGGAGCCGTCAGGATAGCTTTGGGCGCACCAGTCTTTCCCAACCGGCCGCCCGTTCTCATTCCTCCGAGGTCCGGTTAGGAGTTCCTTGCGCAATTTCGGATGGTGTAGTTTCAGCTCGACATACTCTCGGGTGCCCTCGCAATTGGCGTAAAACTCACGCCGTTTCAGCCTTGAGGTCCGCGGCATATCACACCGGTTTAAAGACCGCTTCGGCCCTGATTTAGCGGGGCAGATCTCCAGGCGACCTCGCGGTGAGTAATAGCAACTTTCTGGTGGGCCTTCCGAATATCAATTTCGGTGCGGAGGCGAGGTGACCGAGACCTTCGATCTCGGTGCACGTAGTAATGGGATGTCCGAAACTCCAACACTGGATTAGACGCACCGATAGGCTCCATCATGATCAATGAGCGGCAATACCCCCTGGCATTGAAAGCATCCAAGCGAGTTTTCTTTGGTCGCTATAAATCGTTCAGGACCTTAATGTATTGCATCAGCCTCGCAGAATAGCGCTCGCTCGGCGTCGAAACCGCCTACTCGCTACCGTTCTGAGACGCCGCCACTCTATTTGCTAACCAATGCATCGCCTCGGCTGCTTCCGGCAATGCCCGCTATATTGCCCGCAGGCGATGACGCCACTGACGCCCAATTTCCGCGGATTCGATGAGCGCGTGAGAACGATCGTTCGATTGAACGCATCGGCGACGCTTTTCGCTCAGCATTGTCAGGCGGGAACACACGTGCCCTCCATCGGACAGACCACCGCGCATCGCGGCGTATCGCAATGCCCGTCGCACTCTGTGCACTTTTTCGGATCGATCACATAGACATCGCCCTTTAGGCTGATCGCGCCGTTCGGACACTCGAATTCACATGCACCACAAACCGAGCATTGCGAGGCGACGATCTTATAGGCCATGGATTGCAACTCCCTCCTAGGGTGAAAGGTGATAATTCCCTTCAAGCCTCGTGCCACACGCGTGCCTTAGTAGTCACGTTGGAAGTCAACCTGTTCTGTCTGGTTTAGGAACCTTTTGTCACCTTCGCCACTTAGCCGATTCGCGACATCAACTTGCGCCGCCACATCCGACATCTCGCTTTAATTAGCGCACCAACTCCGCGATCAGCCACTTCGGCAGTATCACACGTGTTGTCCCCCATTGATTGGCACTTCCGCACCTGTGACATAGCTCGCGGCGCTTGAGCAGAGGAAGAAAATGACCTTCGCAACCTCCTCGGGCGTGCCAACGCGGTGTAGCGGTATAATCGGCGCCAACTTTTCTTCAGTTTCCGGTGACAAAATGTCGGTCTTGATCTCGCCCGGTGCGATCGCGTTGACCCGAATTCCGAATGGCGCGTAGTCGTGTGCCATCTCGCGCGTGAGGCAGGCGAGCGCCGCCTTAGAGGTCGCATAGGCAGTACCCGCAAAAGGATGCACACGGGTGCCTACGATGGAGGTGACATTGACGATCGACCCGGATGCCATTTTCAATTCTTCGAACAGGCCTTGAGCAAGTAGAATCGGCGCGACCAAATTCACGTGAAACACGCTCATCCATGTGGTGATGGACGTCGTTAAAGAATTCAGCCTACCACCGCCTGGAGCCTTTGGAGAAATGGCGGCATTGTTGATCAGGGCGTGAAGCGGCTCTCCATCGAGCCGCTCCTTGATCTCGGCGATCGCGTGCGGCAACGCGCTGTGATCGCTCAGTTCCACTTGCACATGATTGTTGATTCCCGATTCCCATGGGCATCGACCGCTATCAAAGGGCTGTCGGGAGCAGGAGATGATTTGCCAACCAGCTTCGGAGAACAACTTGCCCGTGGCGTGACCAATGCCGCGCGAGGCGCCCGTCAATACAAGCGTCTTCCTTTGGCCAAGTCGCCCCTGCGACTTATCTTCTTGAAGCGGACAGCGCGCCAGACCAGGCACAGAGCTCGGACCAACAACACTGTGCGCATCCAGTTTATCGAGAGACAAGCGAGCTCCTTAAGGCATGATCTTTGGTGGGCGTTAGCAACAATTGGGCCAGCCAGTTAAATGGCGATGGGTGCTCTCTGCCCAATGTCAGCTAAGAGACATCAGCGTCGAT
Encoded proteins:
- a CDS encoding SDR family oxidoreductase, giving the protein MPGLARCPLQEDKSQGRLGQRKTLVLTGASRGIGHATGKLFSEAGWQIISCSRQPFDSGRCPWESGINNHVQVELSDHSALPHAIAEIKERLDGEPLHALINNAAISPKAPGGGRLNSLTTSITTWMSVFHVNLVAPILLAQGLFEELKMASGSIVNVTSIVGTRVHPFAGTAYATSKAALACLTREMAHDYAPFGIRVNAIAPGEIKTDILSPETEEKLAPIIPLHRVGTPEEVAKVIFFLCSSAASYVTGAEVPINGGQHV
- a CDS encoding response regulator, which gives rise to MLRIDQCKEAIMLFDTEAYTSSKRPTIFLIEPEQVVRSALDYILRERYQTHPFASVDEAVRSPIKTPDVVLVGVSILHDRGEAVLGEVARVFARTKILLVAERKSDPLVQTGLERGAHGYISNPISTDSVRGAVRIALGAPVFPNRPPVLIPPRSG
- a CDS encoding 4Fe-4S binding protein; this encodes MAYKIVASQCSVCGACEFECPNGAISLKGDVYVIDPKKCTECDGHCDTPRCAVVCPMEGTCVPA